A single window of Microbacterium oryzae DNA harbors:
- the pheT gene encoding phenylalanine--tRNA ligase subunit beta, whose protein sequence is MRVPLSWLREYVELPAGTTPDDVLAALVRVGFEEEAVVRFDLTGPIVVGQVLSFEEEPQKNGKTIRWCQVDVGEAEPRGIVCGAGNFFPGDKIVATLPGAVLPGPFPIAARKTYGHLSDGMIASARELGLGDEHDGILRLVELGIDAAPGTDAIALLGLDDTAVDVNVTPDRGYALSIRGIAREYAHATGATFRDPAERVAGEVAPGEGFAVAVEDARPVRGRVGASEFVARVVRDVDTAKPTPPWMIARLTLAGVRSLGILVDITNYVMLELGNPVHGYDLDRLSGGLTVRRAEAGEKLETLDGQVRALHPEDLVIADASGPVGLAGVMGGAATEMGAETRNVLVEAATFDSVSIARTARRHKLSSDASRRFERGVDPLIPFVAAQRVVDLLVELAGGTADTLGGALFAEHSAAAIELPAAFVPGIIGVDYSDDEIVGALETIGADVAAVDGGWRATPPSWRPDLTDKWTLAEEVARIHGLDRIPSILPTPPSGRGFTPSQQGRRRVANALAAAGFVETPSFPFTTQEQNDLHGSATGEHLPSVKLVNALDGQAPYLRRSLLPGLVQTAHRNLARGLTDLALFELGTVFLPEPGATYGTDFIPPLGVRPDAATLAALDAAIPAQPQRVAFLLAGSVAPKQPGRAAEAAGLEVALDAIRTIAAAAGVEIEVAQGERAALHPGRTGLLTVRGDVVGYVGELLPQVAADADLVGRVTVGELDLDAVLERAGERVVAESLSTFPAATQDVSLVVPADVPAAALRDALAEGAGELLESLRLVDDYRGQGVPEGSKSLTFALRFRAPDRTLTAAEASDAKLAGVAVAGERFGAEIRD, encoded by the coding sequence ATGCGCGTTCCGCTTTCGTGGCTGCGTGAGTACGTCGAGCTTCCGGCGGGGACGACTCCCGACGACGTCCTCGCGGCGCTCGTGCGCGTCGGGTTCGAGGAGGAGGCGGTCGTCCGCTTCGACCTGACCGGGCCCATCGTGGTCGGTCAGGTGCTCTCCTTCGAGGAGGAGCCCCAGAAGAACGGCAAGACCATCCGCTGGTGCCAGGTCGACGTCGGCGAGGCCGAGCCCCGCGGCATCGTGTGCGGCGCGGGCAACTTCTTCCCCGGCGACAAGATCGTCGCGACGCTGCCCGGCGCCGTGCTGCCAGGGCCGTTCCCGATCGCCGCCCGCAAGACCTACGGGCACCTCTCGGATGGCATGATCGCCTCCGCGCGCGAGCTCGGTCTCGGCGACGAGCACGACGGCATCCTGCGCCTCGTCGAGCTCGGGATCGACGCCGCACCCGGCACCGATGCGATCGCGCTGCTGGGCCTCGACGACACCGCCGTCGACGTCAACGTCACGCCCGACCGCGGGTACGCGCTGTCGATCCGCGGCATCGCCCGGGAGTACGCGCACGCGACGGGGGCGACGTTCCGCGATCCCGCCGAGCGCGTCGCCGGCGAGGTGGCACCCGGTGAGGGCTTCGCCGTCGCGGTCGAGGACGCGCGCCCCGTGCGCGGTCGCGTCGGTGCGTCGGAGTTCGTCGCCCGCGTCGTCCGCGACGTCGACACCGCCAAGCCGACGCCGCCGTGGATGATCGCGCGGCTCACGCTCGCCGGCGTCCGCTCGCTCGGCATCCTCGTCGACATCACGAACTACGTCATGCTCGAGCTCGGCAACCCCGTGCACGGCTACGACCTCGACCGGCTCTCCGGCGGGCTCACCGTCCGCCGCGCGGAGGCGGGCGAGAAGCTCGAGACGCTCGACGGCCAGGTGCGCGCGCTCCACCCCGAGGATCTCGTCATCGCCGACGCCAGCGGACCCGTCGGTCTCGCCGGCGTCATGGGGGGAGCGGCGACCGAGATGGGCGCCGAGACCCGCAACGTGCTCGTCGAGGCCGCCACGTTCGACTCCGTGTCGATCGCCCGCACCGCACGACGTCACAAGCTCTCGAGCGACGCGTCGCGCCGCTTCGAGCGCGGCGTCGACCCGCTCATCCCGTTCGTCGCCGCGCAGCGCGTCGTCGACCTCCTCGTCGAGCTCGCCGGCGGCACCGCCGACACGCTCGGCGGCGCGCTCTTCGCGGAGCACTCGGCCGCGGCCATCGAGCTGCCCGCGGCCTTCGTCCCCGGCATCATCGGCGTGGACTACTCGGACGACGAGATCGTCGGCGCCCTCGAGACCATCGGCGCCGACGTGGCAGCGGTCGACGGCGGCTGGCGCGCGACCCCGCCGTCGTGGCGCCCGGACCTCACCGACAAGTGGACGCTCGCGGAGGAGGTCGCGCGCATCCACGGGCTCGACCGCATCCCGTCGATCCTCCCCACGCCGCCCTCGGGTCGCGGGTTCACGCCCTCGCAGCAGGGCCGCCGCCGCGTCGCGAACGCGCTCGCCGCCGCCGGCTTCGTGGAGACGCCGTCGTTCCCGTTCACGACGCAGGAGCAGAACGACCTGCACGGGTCGGCGACCGGCGAGCACCTGCCGAGCGTGAAGCTCGTCAACGCGCTGGATGGCCAGGCTCCGTACCTGCGCCGCTCGCTGCTGCCGGGGCTGGTCCAGACCGCGCACCGCAACCTCGCGCGTGGACTCACCGATCTCGCGCTCTTCGAGCTCGGGACGGTGTTCCTGCCGGAGCCCGGTGCGACCTACGGCACGGACTTCATCCCGCCGCTCGGCGTGCGTCCCGACGCGGCCACGCTCGCGGCGCTGGATGCGGCCATCCCCGCGCAGCCGCAGCGCGTGGCGTTCCTCCTCGCCGGCAGCGTCGCGCCGAAGCAGCCCGGCCGCGCGGCCGAGGCGGCCGGGCTCGAGGTCGCGCTCGACGCCATCCGCACCATCGCGGCGGCCGCGGGCGTCGAGATCGAGGTGGCGCAGGGCGAGCGCGCGGCGCTGCACCCGGGGCGCACGGGTCTGCTCACGGTCCGCGGCGACGTCGTCGGCTACGTCGGCGAGCTGCTGCCGCAGGTCGCCGCCGACGCCGACCTCGTCGGGCGCGTGACGGTCGGCGAGCTCGACCTCGACGCCGTGCTCGAGCGCGCGGGGGAGCGCGTGGTGGCGGAGTCGCTGTCGACGTTCCCCGCCGCGACGCAGGACGTGTCGCTCGTGGTGCCGGCGGACGTCCCCGCCGCCGCGCTGCGAGACGCCCTCGCGGAGGGCGCGGGCGAGCTGCTCGAGTCGCTGCGTCTCGTCGACGACTACCGCGGGCAGGGCGTGCCGGAGGGGTCGAAGAGCCTCACGTTCGCGCTGCGCTTCCGCGCCCCCGACCGGACGCTCACCGCGGCCGAGGCATCCGACGCGAAGCTCGCGGGCGTGGCGGTGGCAGGCGAGCGCTTCGGCGCCGAGATCCGCGACTGA
- the pheS gene encoding phenylalanine--tRNA ligase subunit alpha, giving the protein MSDAPEITPEGVEAAVADALAAIAAAPDTAALKAARAAHAGEGSPLAAFNAQMRSVPKERKAEFGKLVGQARGQVTHALAAREEELASAELSARLEAERIDITAVASRTRTGARHPLTLLQEQIGDIFVGMGWEIAEGPELEHEWFNFDALNFDEDHPARQMQDTFFVDPVERHLVMRTHTSPVQVRSLLERDLPVYVICPGRVYRTDEFDATHLPVFTQFEGLVVDKGITMAHLKGTLDHVARQLFGAEAKTRLRTNYFPFTEPSAELDLWHPTFKGGARWIEWGGCGMVNPNVLRAAGIDPEVYSGFAFGMGVERTLMFRSDVKDMRDMAEGDVRFSEQFGMVV; this is encoded by the coding sequence GTGTCTGATGCTCCCGAGATCACTCCGGAAGGGGTGGAGGCCGCGGTCGCCGATGCGCTCGCCGCGATCGCCGCAGCCCCCGATACCGCCGCCCTGAAGGCAGCCCGAGCCGCGCACGCGGGGGAGGGGTCGCCGCTCGCCGCGTTCAACGCGCAGATGCGCAGCGTGCCGAAGGAGCGGAAGGCCGAGTTCGGCAAGCTCGTCGGCCAGGCCCGCGGCCAGGTGACCCATGCGCTCGCCGCCCGCGAGGAGGAGCTTGCCTCCGCCGAGCTGTCCGCGCGCCTCGAGGCGGAGCGGATCGACATCACCGCCGTCGCGAGCCGCACGCGGACGGGCGCGCGCCATCCGCTCACCCTGCTGCAGGAGCAGATCGGCGACATCTTCGTCGGCATGGGGTGGGAGATCGCGGAGGGCCCCGAGCTCGAGCACGAGTGGTTCAACTTCGACGCGCTGAACTTCGACGAGGACCACCCGGCCCGTCAGATGCAGGACACGTTCTTCGTCGACCCGGTCGAGCGCCACCTCGTCATGCGCACGCACACGAGCCCCGTGCAGGTGCGCTCGCTCCTCGAGCGCGACCTGCCGGTCTACGTCATCTGCCCGGGCCGCGTGTACCGCACCGACGAGTTCGACGCGACGCACCTGCCGGTGTTCACCCAGTTCGAGGGCCTCGTCGTCGACAAGGGCATCACGATGGCGCACCTCAAGGGCACGCTCGACCACGTCGCGCGCCAGCTCTTCGGCGCGGAGGCGAAGACGCGCCTGCGCACCAACTACTTCCCCTTCACCGAGCCCTCCGCCGAGCTCGATCTGTGGCACCCGACCTTCAAGGGCGGTGCGCGCTGGATCGAGTGGGGCGGCTGCGGCATGGTCAACCCCAACGTGCTGCGCGCGGCGGGGATCGACCCCGAGGTCTACAGCGGCTTCGCGTTCGGCATGGGCGTCGAGCGGACGCTGATGTTCCGCAGCGACGTGAAGGACATGCGCGACATGGCAGAGGGCGATGTCCGCTTCAGCGAGCAGTTCGGGATGGTGGTGTGA
- a CDS encoding amino acid ABC transporter permease, whose product MTSVLYDVPGPRAILRNRILGAVTVLVIVALFAWIIWLMIDTGQLSAQKWSIFSYSLIWEQILHGLRSTVLAFLSAAVGALALSVVLAVGRLSDHAWVRAPFTVIIEVFRAIPVLIFMMIMYYGLPSIGISVSPYVAVVVALIAYNGSVMAEAIRAGVVSLPNGQTEAGYAIGLRKTGVMTFILLPQAFTAMLPVILAQLVVTLKDTALGSIITYDELLYVAKLIGGQLQYGRPYIPAAIVMGGIYIALCLVLSYIARRVEKRLRKSPRVHAVAADPRRHEEATVTSVIAQQGDGDLTAGGR is encoded by the coding sequence ATGACCTCGGTCCTCTACGACGTCCCCGGGCCCCGGGCCATCCTGCGCAATCGCATCCTCGGCGCGGTGACGGTCCTCGTGATCGTCGCGCTGTTCGCGTGGATCATCTGGCTCATGATCGACACCGGGCAGCTCAGCGCGCAGAAGTGGTCGATCTTCAGCTACTCCCTCATCTGGGAGCAGATCCTCCATGGACTCCGCTCGACCGTGCTGGCATTCCTCTCGGCGGCCGTCGGCGCGCTCGCGCTCAGCGTCGTCCTCGCGGTCGGCCGCCTCTCGGACCACGCCTGGGTGCGCGCGCCGTTCACCGTCATCATCGAGGTGTTCCGCGCGATCCCGGTCCTCATCTTCATGATGATCATGTACTACGGCCTGCCGAGCATCGGCATCTCGGTGAGCCCGTACGTCGCGGTCGTCGTCGCGCTCATCGCCTACAACGGCTCGGTCATGGCCGAGGCGATCCGCGCGGGCGTCGTCTCCCTGCCCAACGGGCAGACGGAGGCCGGCTACGCGATCGGGCTCCGCAAGACCGGCGTCATGACCTTCATCCTGCTGCCGCAGGCGTTCACCGCCATGCTCCCGGTCATCCTCGCGCAGCTCGTGGTGACGCTGAAGGACACCGCGCTCGGCTCGATCATCACGTACGACGAGCTGCTCTACGTGGCCAAGCTCATCGGCGGCCAGCTGCAGTACGGACGGCCCTACATCCCCGCCGCGATCGTCATGGGCGGCATCTACATCGCGCTCTGTCTGGTGCTGTCGTACATCGCGCGTCGCGTGGAGAAGCGGCTGCGGAAGTCCCCGCGCGTGCACGCCGTCGCGGCCGACCCGCGTCGTCACGAGGAGGCCACGGTCACCTCGGTCATCGCCCAGCAGGGCGACGGCGACCTCACCGCAGGCGGTCGCTGA
- a CDS encoding amino acid ABC transporter permease — MGTLLDNLDLWGLALGNTVRLFVVSGLMALVLGLIVGAMRVSPVPIARAVGTVYVNFVRNTPLTLIFFFFALGFPALKLVDVSYTTLAILALGFYTATYVAETLRSGINTVPVGQAEAARAIGLSFGQVMTLVVLPQAVRSVVPPMMSVLIALLKNTTIAAGFSVIELGAMRANLSERGEPAMVVLLWIAAFFVVMVLLLSWLQRTLETRWKVIR, encoded by the coding sequence ATGGGCACCCTGCTCGACAACCTCGACCTGTGGGGACTGGCGCTCGGCAACACCGTGCGCCTGTTCGTCGTGAGCGGTCTCATGGCCCTCGTCCTGGGGCTGATCGTCGGCGCGATGCGCGTCTCGCCCGTCCCGATCGCGCGAGCGGTCGGCACGGTGTACGTGAACTTCGTGCGCAACACCCCGCTCACGCTCATCTTCTTCTTCTTCGCGCTCGGCTTCCCCGCGCTGAAGCTCGTGGACGTCAGCTACACGACCCTGGCCATCCTCGCCCTGGGCTTCTACACCGCGACGTACGTGGCGGAGACGCTGCGCTCCGGCATCAACACCGTGCCCGTCGGCCAGGCGGAGGCGGCCCGCGCCATCGGCCTCTCCTTCGGCCAGGTCATGACGCTCGTGGTCCTGCCGCAGGCCGTGCGCTCGGTCGTGCCGCCCATGATGAGCGTGCTCATCGCGCTGCTGAAGAACACGACGATCGCCGCCGGGTTCTCGGTCATCGAGCTCGGCGCCATGCGCGCCAATCTCAGCGAGCGCGGCGAGCCGGCCATGGTCGTGCTGCTGTGGATCGCGGCCTTCTTCGTCGTCATGGTGCTGCTGCTGTCCTGGCTGCAGCGAACGCTCGAGACCCGCTGGAAGGTGATCCGATGA
- a CDS encoding glutamate ABC transporter substrate-binding protein yields the protein MRTFRTIASAGIAVTAALALTACNSGTPGSTGSAAPEGDTGSTSTPWEVASDVQLEGSPTFDRASEAGEIVVGVKEDQPGLGYLDATTGERTGFDIDIARWMAASLGFEEDQITFEAIPSANREQAIVNGDIDYYVGTYSITDARKEQIDFAGPYFETGQGLLVAADNEDITSDADLSSDVTVCSATGSTPIQNIRDNYEAKTEEFDTYTQCVDALLNGTVDAVTTDELILIGYAAQNPEELKVVGEPFSEEKYGIGLTKGDDALRTHFNETLSDGADVWQAIFDKNLGASGVEAEQPAVDQY from the coding sequence ATGCGCACATTCCGCACCATCGCCAGCGCGGGGATCGCCGTCACGGCGGCGCTCGCCCTCACCGCCTGCAACAGCGGCACCCCCGGCAGCACGGGAAGCGCCGCCCCCGAAGGCGACACCGGCAGCACCAGCACCCCCTGGGAGGTCGCGAGCGACGTCCAGCTCGAGGGGAGCCCCACCTTCGACCGCGCCAGCGAGGCCGGCGAGATCGTCGTGGGCGTCAAGGAGGACCAGCCCGGACTCGGCTACCTCGACGCCACGACCGGCGAGCGCACCGGCTTCGACATCGACATCGCGCGCTGGATGGCCGCCTCCCTCGGCTTCGAGGAGGACCAGATCACGTTCGAGGCGATCCCGTCCGCGAACCGCGAGCAGGCCATCGTCAACGGCGACATCGACTACTACGTCGGCACCTACTCGATCACCGACGCCCGCAAGGAGCAGATCGACTTCGCCGGCCCGTACTTCGAGACCGGCCAGGGCCTGCTGGTGGCGGCGGACAACGAGGACATCACCTCCGACGCCGACCTCAGCTCCGACGTCACGGTGTGCTCGGCGACCGGCTCCACGCCGATCCAGAACATCCGCGACAACTACGAGGCGAAGACCGAGGAGTTCGACACGTACACCCAGTGCGTGGACGCCCTGCTCAACGGCACCGTCGACGCGGTCACCACCGACGAGCTCATCCTCATCGGCTACGCTGCGCAGAACCCGGAGGAGCTGAAGGTCGTCGGCGAGCCGTTCTCCGAGGAGAAGTACGGCATCGGCCTGACGAAGGGCGACGACGCCCTGCGCACGCACTTCAACGAGACCCTGAGCGACGGCGCAGACGTCTGGCAGGCGATCTTCGACAAGAACCTCGGCGCCTCCGGGGTCGAGGCCGAGCAGCCCGCCGTCGACCAGTACTGA
- a CDS encoding amino acid ABC transporter ATP-binding protein, protein MAEPLVVVKDVQKHYGDFQALKDIDLTVDRGEVVVVIGPSGSGKSTLCRTINRLETITSGTITIDGKELPKEGKALANLRAEVGMVFQSFNLFSHLTILENVTLGPIRVRGLKKAEAEKEARELLDRVGVGHQASKLPAQLSGGQQQRVAIARALAMRPKVMLFDEPTSALDPEMINEVLDVMVGLAHDGMTMIVVTHEMGFARKAANRVVFMADGQIVEQATPEEFFTRPKSARAKDFLSKLITH, encoded by the coding sequence ATGGCAGAGCCCCTCGTCGTCGTGAAGGACGTGCAGAAGCACTACGGAGATTTCCAGGCGCTGAAGGACATCGACCTCACGGTCGACCGCGGCGAGGTGGTCGTGGTCATCGGCCCCTCCGGCTCCGGCAAGTCGACGCTGTGCCGCACGATCAACCGCCTCGAGACGATCACCAGCGGCACGATCACGATCGACGGCAAGGAGCTGCCCAAGGAGGGCAAGGCCCTCGCGAACCTCCGCGCCGAGGTCGGCATGGTCTTCCAGTCCTTCAATCTCTTCTCGCACCTCACGATCCTCGAGAACGTGACGCTCGGGCCCATCCGCGTGCGGGGGCTCAAGAAGGCCGAGGCCGAGAAGGAGGCGCGCGAGCTCCTCGACCGGGTCGGCGTCGGACACCAGGCGTCGAAGCTCCCCGCTCAGCTGTCCGGCGGCCAGCAGCAGCGCGTCGCGATCGCGCGCGCCCTCGCCATGCGCCCCAAGGTGATGCTCTTCGACGAGCCCACCAGCGCGCTCGACCCCGAGATGATCAACGAGGTCCTCGACGTCATGGTCGGCCTCGCGCACGACGGCATGACGATGATCGTCGTCACGCACGAGATGGGCTTCGCGCGCAAGGCCGCCAACCGCGTGGTGTTCATGGCGGATGGCCAGATCGTCGAGCAGGCGACGCCCGAGGAGTTCTTCACCCGGCCGAAGTCGGCGCGCGCGAAGGACTTCCTCTCGAAGCTCATCACGCACTGA
- a CDS encoding TrmH family RNA methyltransferase — protein sequence MLENPRSPRVRAVAKLARRDARKETGLFLLEGPQAVREAVAYAPDVIVELYATPTALEKHADLRAALVDAGVDIEFVTEPVLESMADTVTPQGFVAVARQNPTAVKDVFAAEPKLIAICEEVRDPGNLGTIIRAADAAGADAVVLTGRTVDPYNPKVVRSTTGSLFHVPVAVNADLADVVVRARAAGLRVVAADVKGDDLLAARQDGTLAQPTGWLFGNEARGLDDEALALADGALRLPIYGRAESLNLATAASVCLYETAFAQRSAG from the coding sequence GTGCTCGAGAATCCCCGATCCCCCCGCGTGCGGGCGGTAGCGAAGCTGGCCAGACGCGACGCCCGCAAGGAGACGGGGCTCTTCCTCCTCGAGGGGCCGCAGGCGGTCCGCGAGGCGGTGGCCTACGCGCCCGACGTCATCGTCGAGCTCTACGCGACGCCCACCGCTCTGGAGAAGCACGCCGACCTGCGCGCCGCGCTCGTCGACGCCGGCGTCGACATCGAGTTCGTCACCGAGCCCGTTCTGGAGTCGATGGCAGACACCGTCACGCCGCAGGGCTTCGTCGCGGTCGCCCGGCAGAACCCGACCGCTGTGAAGGACGTGTTCGCCGCCGAGCCGAAGCTCATCGCCATCTGCGAGGAGGTGCGCGATCCGGGGAACCTCGGCACGATCATCCGCGCCGCCGACGCCGCCGGCGCAGACGCCGTCGTGCTCACGGGGCGCACCGTCGACCCGTACAACCCCAAGGTCGTGCGCTCCACGACGGGGTCGCTCTTCCACGTTCCCGTCGCCGTGAACGCCGATCTGGCCGACGTGGTCGTGCGCGCGCGCGCCGCCGGCCTGCGCGTGGTGGCGGCCGATGTGAAGGGCGATGACCTCCTCGCCGCCCGGCAGGACGGCACGCTCGCGCAGCCGACCGGGTGGCTGTTCGGCAACGAGGCGCGCGGTCTCGACGACGAGGCGCTCGCCCTCGCGGACGGCGCCCTGCGCCTGCCGATCTACGGCCGGGCCGAGTCGCTCAACCTCGCCACCGCGGCCAGCGTGTGCCTGTACGAGACCGCGTTCGCACAGCGCTCGGCGGGCTGA
- the rplT gene encoding 50S ribosomal protein L20, producing the protein MARVKRAVNAHKKRRVILERASGYRGQRSRLYRKAKEQVTHSLVYAYRDRRQRKGDFRRLWIQRINAASRANGLTYNRLIQGLGLAGVQVDRRMLAELAVNEPNTFAALVDVARNALPADVNAPKSAA; encoded by the coding sequence ATGGCTAGAGTCAAGCGCGCAGTCAATGCGCACAAGAAGCGTCGCGTCATCCTCGAGCGCGCCTCGGGTTACCGCGGTCAGCGTTCGCGCCTGTACCGCAAGGCGAAGGAGCAGGTCACCCACTCCCTCGTCTACGCGTACCGCGACCGTCGTCAGCGCAAGGGCGACTTCCGTCGCCTGTGGATCCAGCGCATCAACGCCGCGAGCCGCGCGAACGGCCTCACCTACAACCGCCTGATCCAGGGCCTCGGCCTCGCGGGCGTCCAGGTGGACCGTCGCATGCTCGCCGAGCTGGCGGTCAACGAGCCGAACACGTTCGCCGCTCTCGTCGACGTCGCGCGCAACGCGCTGCCCGCCGACGTGAACGCGCCGAAGTCGGCTGCGTGA
- the rpmI gene encoding 50S ribosomal protein L35: protein MPKQKTHSGSKKRFKITGSGKIKKQQAGMRHNLEHKSSRRTRRLNQDQVISGNDLKVVKKLLGR, encoded by the coding sequence ATGCCGAAGCAGAAGACCCACTCGGGCAGCAAGAAGCGCTTCAAGATCACCGGCAGCGGCAAGATCAAGAAGCAGCAGGCAGGTATGCGCCACAACCTCGAGCACAAGTCGAGCCGCCGCACCCGCCGTCTGAACCAGGACCAGGTCATCTCGGGCAACGACCTCAAGGTCGTCAAGAAGCTCCTCGGTCGCTGA
- the infC gene encoding translation initiation factor IF-3 has translation MTLPPAPRSPQARWLGYRPKEFRISDPRTNERIRVPEVRLVGPAGEQIGVVRIEVALRLAQEADLDLVEVAPNSRPPVVKIMDYGKFKYEAAQKAKEARRNQANTVLKEVRFRLKIDQHDYDTKRKRAEGFLQAGDKVKAMILFRGREQSRPDQGVRLLQKFAEDVAELGSVESRPTIDGRNMVMVIAPHRNKSDAKAEQNAARAANKQAQRDAKTTAPEGE, from the coding sequence ATGACTCTCCCGCCCGCGCCGCGATCCCCGCAGGCGCGGTGGCTCGGATACCGACCCAAGGAGTTCCGCATCAGCGATCCCCGCACCAACGAGCGCATCCGCGTGCCAGAGGTCCGACTCGTCGGCCCGGCAGGCGAGCAGATCGGCGTCGTCCGCATCGAGGTGGCCCTGCGCCTGGCGCAGGAGGCTGACCTCGACCTCGTCGAGGTGGCCCCCAACTCCCGTCCGCCCGTGGTGAAGATCATGGACTACGGGAAGTTCAAGTACGAAGCCGCCCAGAAGGCCAAGGAAGCGCGCCGCAACCAGGCGAACACGGTCCTCAAGGAGGTCCGCTTCCGCCTGAAGATCGATCAGCACGACTACGACACCAAGCGCAAGCGTGCGGAGGGCTTCCTGCAGGCCGGCGACAAGGTCAAGGCCATGATCCTCTTCCGCGGCCGCGAGCAGTCGCGTCCCGATCAGGGCGTGCGTCTGCTGCAGAAGTTCGCCGAGGACGTCGCGGAGCTCGGATCGGTCGAGTCGCGGCCCACGATCGACGGTCGCAACATGGTGATGGTGATCGCCCCGCATCGGAACAAGTCCGACGCGAAGGCCGAGCAGAACGCCGCGCGCGCAGCCAACAAGCAGGCGCAGCGCGACGCGAAGACCACCGCTCCCGAAGGGGAGTAG
- a CDS encoding DUF1844 domain-containing protein, translated as MSAIPADNSPFDAERHARWEEQEQAAAETSAVRDIADVAAVEVIASGCVHLMSAAAVKLGLVDAPDADGYVDLDEARKLINALAGLVTAAAPEISDMHARPIRDGLRSLQLRFRELSAIPDAPGQGPGEKWTGPVI; from the coding sequence ATGAGCGCCATTCCCGCGGACAACTCCCCCTTCGACGCCGAGCGCCACGCGCGCTGGGAGGAGCAGGAGCAGGCCGCTGCCGAGACATCCGCCGTGCGGGACATCGCCGATGTGGCGGCCGTGGAGGTCATCGCCTCCGGGTGCGTGCACCTCATGAGCGCCGCCGCCGTCAAGCTCGGACTCGTCGATGCGCCCGACGCCGACGGCTACGTCGACCTCGACGAGGCGCGCAAGCTCATCAACGCGCTGGCGGGACTCGTGACCGCCGCCGCACCCGAGATCAGCGACATGCACGCGCGTCCGATCCGCGATGGTCTGCGGTCGCTCCAGCTCCGCTTCCGCGAGCTGTCGGCAATCCCCGACGCCCCCGGTCAGGGCCCCGGCGAGAAGTGGACCGGCCCGGTCATCTGA
- a CDS encoding SseB family protein, translating into MSPDTDGATDSAGVPWEGRRFQPNPAAGDDGSADPKLWQALTGFRAGTGTQTAVVDALRTARVLVPLVAEKGDEGVGPHGLAVDKTQELSIVTVAAPDGRKVLPLFSCVETLTAWDPKARPIPVAGTRAALSAAGEDTDLIVLDPTSPTEFVVRRPAVWAIAQDQPWEPASANPDVFLGLQDSIAGELAVVDIGAEPGDPDARLAGPELIVRLSLIAGLEQAELDAVLQRLARRWAADDRIAVLVDSLQVKLDAA; encoded by the coding sequence ATGTCGCCGGATACTGACGGCGCGACCGACTCCGCCGGCGTCCCCTGGGAGGGGCGCCGCTTCCAACCGAACCCGGCAGCGGGCGACGACGGCTCCGCCGACCCGAAGCTGTGGCAGGCGCTGACGGGGTTCCGCGCGGGCACCGGGACGCAGACCGCCGTCGTCGACGCCCTGCGCACCGCGCGCGTGCTCGTGCCGCTCGTCGCCGAGAAGGGCGACGAGGGCGTCGGCCCGCACGGCCTCGCGGTCGACAAGACGCAGGAGCTGTCCATCGTCACCGTCGCCGCTCCGGATGGCCGGAAGGTGCTTCCGCTGTTCTCCTGCGTCGAGACGCTCACCGCGTGGGATCCGAAGGCGCGCCCGATCCCCGTCGCCGGCACGCGCGCTGCGCTGTCGGCGGCCGGTGAGGACACCGACCTCATCGTGCTCGATCCGACGAGCCCCACCGAGTTCGTCGTGCGGCGCCCCGCGGTGTGGGCGATCGCCCAGGATCAGCCGTGGGAGCCCGCGTCGGCGAACCCCGACGTGTTCCTCGGCCTGCAGGACAGCATCGCGGGAGAGCTCGCCGTCGTCGACATCGGCGCGGAGCCGGGCGACCCGGATGCGCGCCTCGCCGGCCCGGAGCTCATCGTGCGCCTCTCGCTCATCGCGGGGCTCGAGCAGGCCGAGCTCGATGCCGTCCTGCAGCGACTGGCTCGGCGCTGGGCGGCCGACGACCGGATCGCCGTGCTCGTGGACTCGCTGCAGGTCAAGCTCGACGCGGCCTGA